A stretch of Amycolatopsis balhimycina FH 1894 DNA encodes these proteins:
- the folB gene encoding dihydroneopterin aldolase, which yields MADRITLTGLRVFGRHGVFEHEKRDGQEFVVDVTVWLDLGPAAASDDLTKTLHYGELAELAAGIVAGEPYDLIESVAGKVADEVMRDERLSAVEVTVHKPSAPIPLTFDDVAVTVRRDR from the coding sequence ATGGCTGACCGGATCACGCTGACCGGCCTGCGCGTGTTCGGCCGCCACGGTGTCTTCGAGCACGAGAAACGGGACGGCCAGGAGTTCGTCGTCGACGTCACGGTGTGGCTCGACCTCGGGCCGGCCGCCGCGTCGGACGACCTGACCAAGACCCTGCACTACGGCGAGCTGGCCGAGCTGGCGGCGGGGATCGTCGCGGGCGAGCCGTACGACCTCATCGAGAGCGTCGCGGGCAAGGTCGCCGACGAGGTCATGCGCGACGAGCGCCTGAGCGCGGTCGAGGTGACGGTGCACAAGCCGTCGGCGCCGATCCCGCTGACCTTCGACGACGTCGCGGTGACAGTGCGGCGGGACCGGTGA
- the folK gene encoding 2-amino-4-hydroxy-6-hydroxymethyldihydropteridine diphosphokinase → MSRAVLSLGSNLGDRLGFLKLALDAVRPALVAVSSVYETKAWGVEDQPDFLNAVCVVDDPARDHWAWLRTGQAAERAAGRVRELRWGPRTLDVDVVTVAGVMSEDPELLLPHPGTPERASVLVPWAEIEPDAVLPGHGSIAALLAARPADEIATVRRTELTLS, encoded by the coding sequence GTGAGCCGTGCGGTGCTTTCGCTGGGCTCGAACCTGGGCGACCGGCTCGGGTTCCTGAAGCTGGCCCTGGACGCCGTGCGGCCCGCGCTGGTCGCCGTGTCGAGCGTGTACGAGACCAAGGCCTGGGGCGTCGAGGACCAGCCGGACTTCCTCAACGCCGTGTGCGTCGTCGACGATCCGGCCCGGGACCACTGGGCGTGGCTGCGCACCGGCCAGGCCGCCGAGCGGGCTGCCGGGCGGGTCCGCGAGCTGCGCTGGGGCCCGCGCACCCTGGACGTCGACGTGGTCACCGTGGCCGGCGTGATGTCGGAAGACCCGGAGCTGCTGCTGCCGCACCCGGGGACGCCGGAGCGCGCCAGCGTGCTGGTGCCGTGGGCGGAGATCGAGCCGGACGCGGTGCTGCCGGGCCACGGCTCGATCGCCGCGCTGCTCGCCGCGCGGCCGGCGGACGAGATCGCCACCGTCCGCCGTACCGAGCTCACGCTGAGCTGA
- a CDS encoding MerR family transcriptional regulator, which translates to MGTTATFTIGELSRRTGLPVKTIRFYSDEGLLPPTERTDAGYRLYDAAAMARLELVRTLRELGLGLADVSAALSQSATVGELAVRHVEALDEQIRRLRLRRAVLRAVAKRNSELEEVNLMNRLASMSDEERKRLVDEFWDEMVAGLDIDQEFYRRMRSCKPELPDDPSPEQLEAWIEFAELIQDPDFRALIRGMSETQAQQIEDGEFQQPAEAWRENWTAWIARAQEAVDAGENPTSPMGQTLAAEVAAACARPDQDATSDSYRRELADRFASGGDARSERYWQLLAAINGWPPVPTTQPAVGFMIAALRG; encoded by the coding sequence GTGGGCACCACCGCGACCTTCACCATCGGCGAGCTGTCCCGGCGGACCGGCCTGCCGGTCAAGACGATCCGCTTCTACTCGGACGAGGGCCTCCTGCCACCGACCGAGCGGACGGACGCCGGCTACCGGCTCTACGACGCGGCCGCGATGGCCCGCCTGGAACTGGTCCGCACGCTGCGGGAGCTGGGCCTCGGCCTCGCCGACGTCTCCGCCGCTTTGAGCCAGTCGGCGACCGTCGGCGAGCTGGCGGTCCGGCACGTCGAGGCGCTCGACGAGCAGATCCGGCGGCTGCGGCTGCGCCGGGCGGTGCTGCGCGCGGTGGCCAAGCGCAATTCCGAACTGGAGGAAGTGAACCTGATGAACCGTCTCGCGTCGATGTCCGACGAGGAGCGCAAGCGGCTGGTCGACGAGTTCTGGGACGAAATGGTCGCCGGGCTCGACATCGACCAGGAGTTCTACCGGCGGATGCGTTCGTGCAAGCCGGAGCTGCCCGACGACCCGTCGCCCGAGCAGCTCGAAGCCTGGATCGAGTTCGCCGAGCTGATCCAGGACCCGGACTTCCGGGCCCTGATCCGCGGCATGAGCGAAACCCAGGCGCAGCAGATCGAGGACGGCGAGTTCCAGCAGCCTGCGGAGGCCTGGCGGGAGAACTGGACAGCGTGGATCGCCCGCGCCCAGGAGGCCGTCGACGCCGGGGAAAACCCGACGTCACCGATGGGGCAAACGCTTGCGGCGGAGGTCGCGGCGGCCTGCGCGCGGCCGGACCAGGACGCGACGTCGGACTCGTACCGCCGTGAGCTCGCCGACCGCTTCGCTTCGGGCGGCGACGCTCGTTCCGAGCGCTACTGGCAGCTGCTGGCGGCCATCAACGGCTGGCCGCCGGTCCCGACGACCCAGCCCGCCGTCGGTTTCATGATCGCGGCCCTGCGCGGCTGA